The following proteins are encoded in a genomic region of Mycobacterium kiyosense:
- a CDS encoding formate dehydrogenase → MTVEEKPTYCRICEPLCGMIATVTDGRLTALRPDADDPHSKGFCCVKGLSMTQIVNDPDRVTTPLKRVGGPGEFVPCSWDEALDDIAHRLSALRSRLGPTSIAFHEGNPPYFSFAAAMWGKTFAKAIGTPWFYGINSEDGASRVAAFKLLYGHCAHMPIPDIRRTQAMLMLGANPKVSKGSFLHDPHMPQHLREIVERGGRVWVVDPRRTTTAAEFEHVGIRAGTDAWFLLSVLNVLLDRGLYDSEFLDRWTTGFEFWIEAVKAFPPEETERLTGVKADVVVDIAEYIGHARSAVVYGRTGTCTQRFGTLTNVLQDLINIVTGNVQREGGMVWAWSPVAIGPIAEMMKMATFDQVRTRVSGLPDTYGFLPSSALSEEITTPGAGQIRGVVMMGSNPVITGPSGGKLAEALQELEIFAALDFYVNETNRYAHYILPTTTMYEREDSPLHFTNRFVRPSLRVTEKVVDAPGDAREEWVILNDIAKRMGLGGAYGTAIERFVARFGFQATPKMLADLLIRTGSVGDLFGLRRAGWSWKKLARQAPHGVVFHEYLPLSPLKKVIKTADRKIPLAHPTFVTEFVRLQRVRGDGAAEGYPLRMIGMREMTSHNSWMHNASRLMPPGRRHSIRINPVDAAGLGIRDGDLVSVTSPGGEVTTLATVTDEMTQGTIAMPHGWGHTGGWRRAAAAGGATSNLLSSEVERASGSSVLNGIPVRVERVEPQPDSSAHRTAAVADLVRR, encoded by the coding sequence ATGACCGTGGAAGAAAAGCCCACCTACTGCCGAATCTGCGAGCCGCTGTGCGGAATGATCGCCACAGTCACCGACGGCCGGCTCACCGCGCTTCGACCGGATGCCGATGACCCGCACAGCAAGGGCTTCTGCTGTGTCAAGGGGCTGTCGATGACCCAGATCGTCAACGACCCGGACCGCGTGACGACCCCGCTGAAACGAGTCGGCGGACCGGGTGAATTCGTGCCGTGTTCATGGGACGAAGCCCTTGACGACATCGCACATCGGCTTTCGGCGCTACGGTCGCGGTTGGGTCCGACGTCCATTGCCTTCCACGAGGGCAACCCACCCTACTTCAGCTTCGCAGCTGCGATGTGGGGTAAGACTTTCGCCAAAGCGATTGGCACACCGTGGTTCTACGGAATCAACTCCGAGGATGGAGCGTCACGGGTCGCCGCGTTCAAGCTGCTCTACGGCCATTGCGCGCACATGCCCATTCCCGACATTCGACGTACGCAGGCGATGCTCATGCTGGGGGCCAACCCCAAGGTGTCGAAGGGCAGCTTCCTGCACGACCCGCACATGCCGCAGCACCTGCGCGAAATCGTCGAGCGCGGCGGACGCGTATGGGTGGTCGACCCTCGCCGGACTACCACCGCCGCCGAGTTCGAACACGTTGGGATCCGGGCGGGCACCGATGCCTGGTTTCTGCTGTCTGTGCTCAACGTCCTGCTCGATCGAGGTCTGTACGACAGCGAGTTCCTCGATCGGTGGACCACGGGCTTCGAGTTCTGGATCGAGGCGGTCAAGGCGTTTCCACCCGAGGAAACTGAACGCTTGACCGGGGTGAAAGCCGACGTCGTGGTGGACATTGCCGAGTACATCGGGCACGCCAGATCGGCGGTGGTGTACGGCCGAACCGGAACGTGCACGCAAAGATTCGGCACCCTGACCAACGTGTTGCAGGACCTGATCAACATCGTCACCGGCAACGTGCAACGCGAAGGTGGCATGGTCTGGGCATGGTCGCCGGTGGCGATAGGGCCGATCGCCGAGATGATGAAGATGGCGACGTTCGACCAGGTACGAACCCGCGTGAGCGGGTTGCCCGACACCTACGGGTTCCTGCCTTCGAGCGCTCTTTCCGAGGAGATCACGACCCCGGGAGCCGGCCAGATTCGCGGCGTGGTGATGATGGGTTCGAATCCGGTCATCACCGGGCCAAGTGGCGGCAAGTTGGCCGAAGCCCTCCAAGAGCTGGAAATCTTTGCGGCGCTTGACTTCTACGTCAACGAGACGAATCGGTACGCGCACTACATTCTGCCGACGACCACAATGTACGAGCGGGAGGACAGCCCGCTGCACTTCACCAACCGATTCGTTCGCCCCAGCCTGCGGGTGACCGAAAAGGTCGTCGACGCACCGGGAGATGCCCGTGAGGAGTGGGTCATTCTCAACGACATCGCCAAGCGGATGGGATTGGGGGGCGCGTACGGCACCGCGATCGAGCGGTTCGTGGCCAGGTTCGGTTTCCAGGCGACCCCGAAGATGCTCGCCGATCTGCTGATACGCACCGGCAGTGTGGGGGACCTGTTTGGGCTGCGCCGCGCCGGGTGGTCGTGGAAGAAACTGGCCCGGCAAGCGCCCCACGGCGTCGTCTTTCACGAGTATCTACCGTTGAGCCCGCTGAAGAAGGTGATCAAGACCGCCGACCGCAAGATCCCCCTGGCCCATCCGACCTTCGTCACCGAGTTCGTGCGGTTGCAGCGGGTGCGGGGCGATGGTGCGGCCGAAGGATATCCGCTACGCATGATCGGTATGCGTGAAATGACCTCGCACAACTCATGGATGCACAACGCATCGCGGCTGATGCCGCCGGGCCGGCGGCATTCCATCCGCATCAATCCCGTCGATGCCGCGGGTCTCGGCATCCGTGATGGCGATCTGGTGAGCGTCACCTCGCCCGGTGGCGAGGTCACGACGCTCGCCACCGTCACCGACGAGATGACGCAGGGCACCATCG
- a CDS encoding DUF5135 domain-containing protein translates to MSISLGTGARDQSAAVADIARPVDPEVGRRRCRPVLWWAAFGSFWLAFMAFVLVRWITGPYFQRVPVGPSDPPMYMKVFLMTLQVTMIPAMAALLWQFVIRPWRRERTVTVDGALTLAFCTLFFQDPLSNYFGPWITYNSWSFNRGSWVTSVPGWLSFGAPGATVVEPPMTIIGLYVVIMTIAVRIGVATLRRVSGRWPRLGQVGRALICWAVMFAFDVVFEGVIFMPLGVWTYAGGHFNIFADRYHAFPLHEAFLVGILLTAYTFLRFNLDDRGRTLVERGSERVKASPAGHGVIRALSIIGAVNMIFLAVYTLPHLFVGAHSRTWNEDIQRRSYFLDGICGAGTGRACPGPAVPLVRNDNSGGDGGSAYVGSDGRLHIPAGTVLPSQVPLQVAPTPAPGRR, encoded by the coding sequence GTGAGTATTTCGTTGGGCACCGGGGCAAGAGATCAGTCGGCCGCCGTAGCCGACATCGCGCGACCCGTGGATCCCGAAGTCGGCCGGCGCCGCTGCAGGCCGGTGCTGTGGTGGGCGGCGTTCGGATCTTTCTGGCTCGCCTTCATGGCCTTCGTGCTGGTCCGGTGGATCACGGGTCCGTACTTCCAGCGGGTCCCGGTCGGGCCGAGTGATCCGCCGATGTACATGAAGGTCTTCTTGATGACCCTGCAGGTCACCATGATTCCTGCAATGGCGGCGCTGCTGTGGCAGTTCGTGATTCGGCCGTGGCGACGCGAGCGGACCGTCACCGTGGACGGGGCGCTGACCCTGGCTTTCTGCACGCTGTTCTTTCAGGATCCGCTATCGAACTACTTCGGTCCGTGGATTACCTACAACTCCTGGTCGTTCAACCGGGGGTCGTGGGTAACCAGCGTGCCGGGCTGGTTGTCGTTCGGCGCGCCGGGGGCCACCGTGGTCGAGCCGCCGATGACCATCATCGGCCTGTACGTCGTCATCATGACGATCGCCGTCCGCATCGGCGTGGCGACGTTACGCCGCGTGTCGGGCCGGTGGCCGCGGCTGGGTCAGGTCGGGCGGGCCCTGATCTGCTGGGCCGTGATGTTCGCCTTCGACGTGGTGTTCGAGGGCGTGATCTTCATGCCGCTCGGTGTGTGGACTTACGCCGGCGGACACTTCAACATCTTCGCCGACCGCTACCATGCGTTTCCGCTGCACGAGGCATTCCTGGTGGGAATCCTGTTGACCGCGTACACGTTCCTGCGCTTCAACCTCGACGACCGCGGCAGGACGCTCGTCGAGCGCGGCTCCGAGCGGGTCAAGGCGTCACCGGCCGGGCACGGTGTCATCCGGGCGCTGTCGATCATCGGCGCGGTGAACATGATCTTTCTGGCGGTCTACACACTGCCGCATCTGTTTGTTGGGGCACACAGCCGCACTTGGAACGAGGACATTCAGCGGCGGTCGTATTTCCTGGACGGGATCTGCGGCGCGGGCACCGGCCGCGCCTGCCCCGGGCCGGCTGTGCCACTGGTGCGAAACGACAATTCCGGCGGGGACGGCGGATCCGCCTACGTCGGATCGGATGGCAGACTCCACATCCCGGCCGGGACCGTCCTGCCTTCTCAGGTACCGCTGCAGGTCGCACCCACCCCGGCGCCGGGGCGCCGCTAG
- a CDS encoding TetR family transcriptional regulator translates to MHVASPNGLSRTARRQAQTRVDLIRAAREIIAEGGVEALRISDITTRADVAFGTFYNQFKSKEDVVEAVVAETIVGLAHSVEESPEFDDPAEALVASTRAIVRIAYDDPPLARLLVKLEQAESRFERIIRPQAGALLQRGMAEGRFLIDDLETTLTMSIAAAFEVIRGILDGRLGDRADFACAEALLRMAGVAPQRAARYVHAAAGGS, encoded by the coding sequence GTGCACGTGGCATCACCGAACGGGCTTTCCCGCACGGCGCGGCGGCAGGCGCAGACCCGAGTCGACCTGATCCGGGCCGCGCGGGAAATCATCGCTGAGGGCGGCGTCGAGGCACTGCGGATAAGCGACATCACCACGCGCGCCGACGTCGCGTTCGGGACCTTCTACAACCAGTTCAAGAGCAAGGAGGACGTCGTCGAAGCCGTGGTGGCCGAGACGATTGTCGGGCTCGCGCACTCGGTCGAAGAATCGCCGGAGTTCGACGATCCGGCGGAGGCCCTCGTCGCATCGACGAGGGCCATCGTCCGTATCGCCTATGACGACCCGCCACTGGCACGCCTTCTGGTGAAACTCGAACAGGCCGAGTCACGGTTCGAGCGGATCATCCGCCCACAAGCCGGTGCGCTGCTGCAGCGAGGGATGGCTGAAGGACGTTTCCTCATCGACGACCTCGAGACAACCCTGACGATGTCGATAGCGGCGGCGTTCGAGGTGATCAGGGGCATCCTCGACGGACGCCTGGGGGATCGCGCCGATTTCGCTTGCGCGGAAGCGCTATTGCGGATGGCTGGTGTCGCCCCGCAACGCGCTGCTCGATACGTGCACGCGGCTGCGGGCGGATCCTGA
- a CDS encoding DUF5135 domain-containing protein → MSTATPAVANGRPIAVADRPVPAVKWWAAFGGALLAFQAFVLARWVTGPYFKSVDPGPTPIPGWMKVALTFWQIALPIAGLAVLYWFVVRPWRRERRIGLDGLMVIAFLMLSFHDPLSAYVGHWYTYNAWQVNMGSWLNSVPGALAPGTPEHQVAYPLLIVPGAYIVVFLLVTMMGAAIMRRAHARWPAIPRVGLAAICFAVMVPFDLIFEGVVFMPMGSWEYPGGHVKIFADTFHAYPLNEALTTGAIFTMFACIKYFTNDRGQSLAEWGTEQLAGGPVKVTAVRMLAVTGLVTLAMTIGYTLPNTWFGAHSTEWNKDIQQRSYLTYTCGEGPGIACPAPDVPLLRNDNRDRGANGQGFGRNYPPQFPYDRG, encoded by the coding sequence ATGAGCACCGCCACCCCCGCGGTGGCCAACGGCCGCCCGATCGCCGTCGCCGACCGACCCGTACCCGCAGTCAAATGGTGGGCCGCCTTCGGCGGTGCGCTGCTCGCATTCCAGGCGTTTGTGTTGGCCCGGTGGGTCACCGGACCGTATTTCAAATCCGTTGATCCCGGGCCGACTCCGATCCCCGGGTGGATGAAGGTGGCGCTGACGTTCTGGCAGATCGCGTTGCCGATCGCCGGGCTTGCGGTGCTGTATTGGTTCGTAGTGCGGCCCTGGCGGCGCGAACGGCGGATCGGGCTCGACGGGCTGATGGTCATCGCGTTTCTGATGCTGTCGTTTCACGACCCGCTCAGTGCGTACGTCGGGCACTGGTACACCTACAACGCGTGGCAAGTGAATATGGGTTCGTGGCTCAACAGCGTGCCCGGTGCACTGGCGCCGGGAACACCGGAGCACCAGGTCGCCTATCCGCTTCTCATCGTGCCGGGCGCCTACATCGTGGTCTTCCTGTTGGTGACGATGATGGGCGCGGCGATCATGCGCCGGGCCCACGCGCGCTGGCCCGCAATTCCCCGAGTTGGGTTGGCCGCCATTTGTTTTGCGGTCATGGTGCCCTTCGATCTGATATTCGAGGGTGTCGTTTTCATGCCGATGGGCTCGTGGGAGTACCCGGGCGGGCACGTCAAGATTTTCGCCGACACCTTTCATGCGTATCCGCTCAACGAGGCGCTGACCACCGGTGCGATCTTCACCATGTTCGCCTGCATCAAGTACTTCACCAACGACCGCGGGCAATCGCTGGCCGAATGGGGCACTGAACAACTCGCCGGCGGACCGGTAAAGGTCACGGCGGTGAGAATGTTGGCGGTCACAGGACTGGTGACGTTGGCGATGACGATCGGATACACATTGCCCAACACCTGGTTCGGTGCGCACTCCACCGAGTGGAACAAAGACATCCAGCAGCGTTCCTACCTGACCTACACGTGTGGCGAAGGCCCAGGTATCGCCTGCCCGGCCCCCGATGTGCCGTTGCTGCGTAACGACAATCGGGACCGGGGGGCCAACGGCCAGGGGTTCGGCCGCAATTATCCCCCGCAGTTCCCGTACGACCGGGGGTGA